One Dictyostelium discoideum AX4 chromosome 3 chromosome, whole genome shotgun sequence genomic region harbors:
- the etfb gene encoding electron transfer flavoprotein beta subunit: MSLKILVPIKRVVDYAVKIRVKGDKSGVETANVKMSMNPFDEIAVEEAIRIKEKNLAKEIIAVSMGPKTSQETIRTAIAMGADKGIHVETTAELQPLSVAKLLKELVDKEKPNLIILGKQAIDDDCNQTAQMLAGLLNWPQATFASKVDIKDDSVHVTREIDGGLETLSMKLPAIISCDLRLNEPRYAKLQNIMKSKKAELKVETPESLNVDTNCNLKIISVEEPPKRSGGVKVESVENVVEALKKHALI; this comes from the exons atgtcattaaaaattttagtaCCAATTAAACGTGTTGTTGATTATGCAGTAAAGATTAGAGTAAAAGGTGATAAATCAGGTGTTGAAACAGCAAATGTAAAGATGAGTATGAACCCATTCGATGAGATTGCAGTTGAAGAAGCAATCAGAATTAAAGAGAAAAATTTAGCAAAAGAGATCATTGCAGTTTCAATGGGACCAAAAACATCACAAGAAACAATTAGAACTGCAATTGCAATGGGTGCAGATAAAGGTATTCACGTTGAAACCACTGCTGAATTACAACCATTAAGTGTtgcaaaattattaaaagaattagtTGATAAAGAGAAACCAAATTTAATCATTCTTGGTAAACAAgcaattgatgatgattgtaaTCAAACTGCTCAAATGTTAGctggtttattaaattggCCACAAg caACATTTGCATCAAAGGTTGATATTAAAGATGATAGTGTACATGTTACTCGTGAAATTGATGGTGGTTTAGAAACACTTTCAATGAAATTACCAGCTATAATTTCATGTGACCTTAGATTAAATGAACCAAGATATgcaaaattacaaaatat taTGAAATCTAAAAAAGCAGAATTAAAAGTTGAAACACCAGAAAGCCTTAATGTCGATACTAATTGCAAtcttaaaattatttcagTTGAAGAACCACCAAAGAGATCAGGTGGTGTAAAAGTTGAAAGCGTTGAAAATGTTGTTGAAGCACTTAAAAAGCATgctttaatttaa